In the Nicotiana tabacum cultivar K326 chromosome 16, ASM71507v2, whole genome shotgun sequence genome, one interval contains:
- the LOC142170213 gene encoding uncharacterized protein LOC142170213, protein MVDDGSGVDIGPLSTLQRIEIRTERIRPNNVCVRAFDGIKRDTIGEIDLILTIDHVDFKVTFQVLDMDTSYNFRLGRPWIHAAGAVPSTLHQMVKFEYEDQEIVVHGEDT, encoded by the coding sequence ATGGTGGATGACGGATCAGGGGTCGACATAGGCCCTCTCTCAACTTTGCAAAGAATTGAAATTAGGACTGAGAGGATCAGGCCTAATAATGTTTGTGTGCGTGCTTTCGATGGCATCAAGAGGGACACAATAGGGGAAATTGATTTGATCTTGACTATCGATCATGTCGATTTCAAAGTGACGTTTCAAGTCTTGGACATGGATACCTCATATAATTTTCGTttaggaaggccttggattcatgctgcGGGGGCCGTACCTTCTACCctccaccaaatggtgaagtttgaatacgAAGATCAGGAAATTGTGGTTCATGGAGAAGACACGTAG